Proteins encoded together in one Chloroflexota bacterium window:
- a CDS encoding type II toxin-antitoxin system prevent-host-death family antitoxin produces MPVVNIHEAKTHLSRLLAQVEAGEEIIIARNGTPVARLVCCKKRGKRQPGAWKGLIELNDSFFDPLPEEELAAWEGEG; encoded by the coding sequence ATGCCGGTTGTGAACATCCATGAAGCAAAGACTCACTTGTCGCGCCTGCTCGCACAGGTTGAGGCGGGCGAGGAGATCATCATCGCCCGCAATGGCACACCAGTAGCCCGGCTCGTGTGTTGCAAGAAGCGTGGTAAGCGGCAGCCCGGCGCCTGGAAGGGCTTGATAGAGCTCAACGACAGCTTCTTTGATCCGTTGCCGGAGGAAGAACTGGCCGCCTGGGAAGGTGAAGGCTGA
- a CDS encoding HEPN domain-containing protein, with amino-acid sequence MELNCKDSIVEFLERLARSGSKALKKGEPQFVPESLFVCLGMDEDLCSEFWRVLHKLRNELVPRHAEDNDLLNAFWDELVCEIDTDPGMYLDSPQTLTGLVNRFGDCWKKPLLEFEVMYSIDNMDVGAKPVTVLGVEFFTATKEALAEDIWGSERVEEWIENEMALAAVKVEAASSSTAYWVGTTQVDNALAVMRVSALAGRPAVVWLVDELVQWGRSGHSLVMSLSVEEPSLEWHWHRPYSAVVDDLSDAIGKGFEQLRARLFCDLPNDIRGRILRAVYWISRSTAHEEPAHKLVDLCTALEVLLVPDGQEQSSKGSLITLRYFLLTSTQETIIKHLYDRRNDVVHEGALSVVSATDVWRLRLVCYVTISCIAGRSANSPEMLTLRDLIDELETKESLERFIGLVDRKVLTAPLSNKIARAAKSRLKKMTTQSNGNQQTSDSG; translated from the coding sequence ATGGAATTGAATTGCAAAGATAGCATAGTTGAGTTTCTGGAACGCTTGGCCAGATCCGGCTCCAAGGCGCTTAAGAAAGGGGAACCGCAGTTTGTTCCTGAGTCGCTTTTTGTTTGTCTTGGTATGGACGAGGACCTGTGTTCTGAGTTTTGGCGGGTCCTGCACAAATTAAGAAACGAGCTGGTTCCTAGGCATGCCGAAGACAATGATCTACTTAACGCGTTTTGGGACGAACTAGTCTGTGAGATCGATACTGACCCTGGAATGTATCTGGATAGTCCTCAAACCTTGACTGGTCTTGTCAATAGATTTGGTGACTGCTGGAAGAAGCCTCTCCTTGAATTTGAAGTGATGTATTCTATCGACAATATGGATGTGGGGGCGAAGCCGGTTACAGTTCTTGGAGTGGAGTTCTTCACTGCGACCAAGGAGGCTTTGGCAGAAGACATTTGGGGTTCAGAAAGAGTCGAGGAATGGATTGAGAACGAGATGGCTCTGGCTGCTGTGAAAGTCGAAGCTGCCTCAAGTTCGACAGCTTATTGGGTGGGAACGACGCAAGTGGACAATGCGCTCGCTGTGATGCGAGTGTCAGCTCTGGCCGGGCGTCCAGCGGTTGTTTGGCTTGTCGATGAACTAGTGCAATGGGGTCGTTCTGGTCATTCTCTAGTGATGTCGCTCAGCGTGGAAGAGCCATCACTCGAATGGCACTGGCACCGACCATATAGCGCGGTAGTTGATGATCTGAGCGATGCCATAGGTAAGGGCTTTGAACAGCTGAGAGCAAGGCTTTTCTGCGATCTTCCGAACGATATTCGCGGCAGGATTCTTAGAGCCGTCTATTGGATATCACGTAGCACTGCACATGAGGAACCTGCCCATAAATTAGTTGATCTGTGCACAGCATTAGAGGTTCTTCTTGTCCCTGATGGGCAGGAACAGTCAAGCAAAGGGAGCCTCATTACCCTGCGATATTTTCTGTTGACAAGCACTCAGGAAACCATAATAAAGCATCTATATGACCGTCGAAATGACGTGGTCCATGAGGGGGCGTTGTCAGTAGTCAGTGCTACTGACGTATGGAGACTAAGGCTGGTTTGTTATGTGACCATTAGTTGCATTGCTGGTCGTTCAGCTAACTCCCCCGAAATGCTAACTCTTCGGGATTTAATCGACGAGCTTGAGACGAAAGAGAGTCTCGAGAGGTTCATCGGACTTGTAGACAGAAAAGTGCTTACGGCTCCTTTGTCAAACAAAATTGCCCGCGCGGCAAAAAGCAGACTAAAGAAGATGACGACACAGAGCAATGGCAACCAACAGACGTCAGATAGTGGTTAA
- a CDS encoding type II toxin-antitoxin system VapC family toxin — MRLLLDTHAFIWWMTTDERLSQPARRAIADEANVILVSAASAWEIATKHRLGKLSGADEIVPDIAGAIADQDFEELPITVADAARAGALPGHHRDPFDRMLIAQALARDLVLISNEPLFDRYGVRRLW; from the coding sequence TTGCGGCTGCTGCTTGACACCCACGCGTTCATCTGGTGGATGACGACGGACGAACGGCTGTCGCAACCTGCCCGACGCGCTATTGCCGACGAAGCGAACGTCATACTCGTCAGTGCGGCGTCTGCCTGGGAGATCGCCACCAAGCACCGCCTTGGCAAACTTTCGGGAGCCGATGAGATCGTGCCTGACATCGCCGGAGCGATCGCAGACCAAGACTTTGAGGAGTTGCCGATCACCGTAGCTGACGCCGCGCGAGCCGGCGCGCTGCCGGGCCACCACCGCGATCCGTTCGACCGCATGCTCATCGCCCAAGCGCTGGCGCGCGATCTCGTTCTCATCTCCAACGAACCCCTCTTCGACCGCTACGGCGTGCGCCGCCTCTGGTAA